Proteins from a single region of Rhea pennata isolate bPtePen1 chromosome 4, bPtePen1.pri, whole genome shotgun sequence:
- the SMIM20 gene encoding small integral membrane protein 20, translating to MAGFSRAVLIFGGFAAVVGAAFYPIYFRPLLQLEEYKKEQSINRVGIVQENIQPPGLKVWSDPFGRK from the exons ATGGCGGGCTTCTCGCGCGCTGTGCTCATCTTCGGCGGCTTCGCGGCCGTGGTGGGCGCCGCATTTTACCCCATCTACTTCCGgccgctgctgcagctggaggagtACA AGAAAGAGCAGTCAATAAACCGAGTTGGTATTGTTCAAGAGAATATTCAGCCTCCAG GACTGAAAGTTTGGTCTGATCCATTTGGAAGAAAGTAA